The proteins below come from a single Kosakonia sp. SMBL-WEM22 genomic window:
- a CDS encoding NAD(P)H nitroreductase encodes MDALELLVNRRSASRLAEPAPEGEQLDNILRAGMRAPDHGTLQPWHFFVIEGQGRERFSQTMEQAARAAGLDEKGIEKARTSPFRAPMIITVVAKCQQHYKVPQWEQMLSAGCAVMAMQMAALAQGFNGIWRTGPLTNSPEVRQAFNCGELDQVVGFLYLGTPQLKASTTVTVPDHTPFVTHF; translated from the coding sequence ATGGACGCACTTGAACTTCTCGTCAACCGACGCAGTGCTTCTCGCCTGGCCGAACCGGCTCCGGAAGGCGAACAGCTGGATAACATTCTGCGCGCTGGCATGCGTGCGCCAGACCACGGCACGCTCCAGCCGTGGCACTTTTTTGTGATTGAGGGGCAAGGGCGCGAGCGCTTTAGCCAGACGATGGAGCAGGCGGCACGTGCCGCGGGGCTGGATGAAAAGGGCATTGAGAAAGCGCGCACTTCGCCGTTTCGTGCCCCGATGATCATCACCGTGGTGGCAAAATGCCAGCAGCATTACAAAGTGCCGCAGTGGGAGCAGATGCTCTCCGCCGGATGTGCGGTGATGGCGATGCAGATGGCGGCGCTGGCGCAGGGCTTTAACGGCATCTGGCGCACTGGCCCGCTCACCAACAGCCCCGAGGTTCGCCAGGCGTTTAATTGCGGTGAACTGGATCAGGTTGTCGGCTTCCTCTATCTCGGCACGCCGCAGCTGAAAGCCTCTACCACGGTGACCGTGCCGGACCATACGCCGTTCGTTACTCACTTCTGA